The genomic stretch cctcctccttctcCTCTCTCTTTCCTCTCCCCTTCCCCGCCTTCTTTGGCCCAATCCCAAGCCTCTCTCTCACTCGCGGGTGGTGGTTGCGACTTTAACTACCACTCTAGCCGCGACCTTCTTGGTTGCTATCCAAAAGGTCGTGACCAAAGCCATGAGTCGCAGTTTTGGTCACGATCAGGAAGGTCGCGACCAAAAGCCGCAGTTGCGGTCCGTGGAGGGGAGGGGGAATTAGGGGGTAGGGAAAGGGAAGGGACAAGGAAGGAAGGAGGAGGAgagagaggaggaagaagaaaagaggagaaGGAGGAATGAGGGAGAAAAGAtgagagggggagggggaaaagAGAGAGTAGAGAGGAGGAAAGATCGTCGGCGTGGGGGTGGTGGCGGTAAAATAgcagtggtggtggtggggaGTGATAGATGGATAGTGGTGATAatggtgtattttttttttatttggagttatttttgatatattatatgaatgtgatgtttttgaaattatttttatttgtatattactgtaatattgtatatgaaaaacttatttttaaaaaattgaggAATGCAAACAGAGCCAAGTTTGATAATTTGCTGTGCTTGTTTTCCAAGAGTTTGCTCCGCTTTATTTCGTATTCAAGGAATTACTCTGATCTGACATCTGGCTATTTAGAGTGCGACATTTCCAGGTTGGAGGAAAAAGCTGACCATGTTATAAGTCTGCTAATGCTGTATGGTATACACGCCTGGGCGGGGATCCAAAGTGGGGGACTAGCCAAATGTTTCAAAGCAATCAGTTTTTGCGGTGCAGCTGGAGactgtgtgtgtctatatacacacatatatatatatatatatatatattttctctgcatattaATTGCCCCCTCCAAAAactttgaattttctttttctcgaTACGTTTTGTCTCTTCACAAGTACAAGTCTTCAAGTCATGCTGTCAAAAATTGATTACATGtttcaaaattaaaaacaaGTGCCATGCACTTGGaaacataaaattttttgaagacTTTTGAAGTTTAATTTTAGACGTACATCTAATCTtcatttttagatattttttttGTGTACGTGTTCAAAATTGAATATTATTTAGTTGCCCTAGTTCTTATTAGATTTTTATAATTGCGAATTTGTCTACATCATTTTATATTTGTCTTTGTAGGATAATATTCTGTAAGTTTAGGTATACCTCAATCAGATTTTTTGACTCAACATAAAAAACTAAAATGAGACAAAGGGCGAAGTtagtaattaaaaaataaagacTGTTGTTGCTTGAGACATGATGAATTACCTTAAGCAGTTAGTAAAAAAGCTACTTTATATAACAGTGTAATGAGTGAGAAAATATCATAAGCAATTACTTGCCGATGGAGATAAATACAAAGAACAAAAGTTTGTAGCAAGAGCGACGATTGATAATTCATGATTTGATTATATATGTTTGAACTCCACGATGCGCGTTAACTTGAACAAGAGATTTAGAATTTTAATTAGCGACAGATATATACAGAGGAAAAAACTAGTTCAACACAACTATAACATCTTCGATctcaataataataatgattctCCAATTAATTTCAGAAACAAATATATAAACTTATGCAATCAGGGTTAGACGTGGTATGATCAACTATCAACTAGCAACAAAGATAACAGAACCACAACATGTTGTCgtttcttcatctttttttttttggttggcgCTGGAAAACAAACATAGACAAAGGTGAAAGTGATATAAATGAGTGCTGTGCCTGCTGACCTaaaagttgaaagaaaaagaaaaaagcaggAAAAGATATGAGAAAGCAAACACCTGGTTGGTCTTTTTGCGAAAGATCAACTCCTTGAACATCATAGAAAAGGATGAGAAGACAAGCTGCTCTCAAGTCTTTCTGAAAGAAAGAGTTAAAATTCATTCAACCAGagaaagtatatatatatactaccATCATATTAGTCAATTATATGCATGCACAATGCTAATGCTATTCTCTGTCGTCATAGCTGGGGCAGAAGAAAGGCGAAAGCCTAAAGCGAAGAAGCCAAGAAATCCCTTTTTATTTCTGTAAAAGCAGTAGCGAAAGAAGCCAAACCAGATATGTGTAGTTTACTTTATCGTTTCAAGATCATATTAACACTTTTACAGTTGACAGGGGATCGATCAAAACTCGTTACTCGtgcttttttttaaatttttttattattattttttttaaaaaaaattttgttactcGTGAGTAGATGACACAAGCAAATACATTAAGGGGAGGGGAAGATCACATAAGCACAGCCAACTTGGTTTGAAACCTTGATGAACTTTTATGTGGTTGCACTGGCTTGTCAAACGTCTAAGTCAGATTAATTAGCTTTTCTCAATACACATGAGTAGTGGTAGAttaatattttttgtgtttATCAAGTGAAAATTATTGAACGTTAACACATACCAAAAGTCGACTTAATTGgtgaacaaaattaatttgGAATGAACTCATTACCTGCCAAGCCAAAACCTATTTTGACAACAATTAATGTTTGTTTCATTTTTGAAATCTATATCGCTTTATTATAATTTAATAATTCTTTCAAGAGAAGTTAGCGTGTAAAAACTGTTTCAGACAAACCCTTCATTCCCTTTTGAGCAACATCTTGAATCGAACCCTAACCTACTAATTAGTGCCTCCTTATGCCATTTTCTATTAATCTTCTCTTTTGTTCTCTTTTTCATGCATCCCTATTGTGACATGTGAGGATTGATTTGAATGATGCAACCCTAACTTGATACGAGTTTTTAAGTAAACTCTTGTGCAATGAGGTCAATCGATTCAAGGTGTGGGAACATAGTTTGGGTAGTAGCTAGAAAGAAGGCAAGATATAAGCTGTATGAGGGATCACGTTCTACAATTAATCGTTGCTCGTTACTAAACAAACCAATTGGGCATATTTAATTTGAGgaattcttcttttcttcatGATAATGCAAGGGGACCTGTGTTATGATTATGTAGTGACTGTAGATTAATACCAGAAGAACTTTCCCTATGTGGTGCTCCAAAAATGAGAACTTGAAACAGAATGAAGAAATCATACCACTTGACAAGCACAATCAAAGGGTAGATGAGAAAATTCTAATGAACTTCCCTCTTTTTGGGTTAAGAGTTGATTTATCCTTCTCGAGCACCAGTTCCCACTTCCCACAAGTACTACAGTCAGGAAAGATAGGGCCACCTCAGGATATCTGTTTAAACACTACTACCCACGATTAAACTATAATTAATGGTATCATGAAACAGAAAATTCTTCCactgacaaaataaaaatgtcaTAAAAACTACTACAAAACATAGAAAAAGAATGTTGACAAGGCCCTCCATTACCTCTGTCTACACTCTAGTCCCACACAGAACGTCCACAAAACATCTCAAACACTCCTTTTCCTGCTTTTCTATCAACTTGCCAGAAAGCAGGTGATTTCCTCCTCCGAAAAATAACTACTGcctcctctctttcttctctgCCTAATTCTCCTTTCATCCATCCATGGATACTGCTCAATGGCCGCAGGTAGAGAGATCAAAATTGTTTTACTGCTACTTCCACTGAGCATCTTTATGATCTTACTTCCATGTTTATTGTCTGTGTTGGTTTAGTCCTTGTAAAATAGTATGTGTTAAGCAACTCCTTTAATTGGATGGTAACAACTTTTCCAAAGGTTGATGTTTGATGATGGTGTTGAAAGATAGTGCAAAAGTCCCCACTTGTtcatcaagtcctttcaaagcttTTGCTTGTTTTGCACTTTTCCTTTGCCtgatgagaaaagttgaaacaCAGGTTGAATCCCCCTATACTTACTGATCATATTTGTATCTTTGTGATTTTTGAAGTATAAAGCTCCTGACTCATATTGTATTCTTGTCTCCTGTTTGTATCTTCTTTCTTCTtactcgaaaaaaaaaaaactttacttGCTGTACTGATATGTTCATCTAATCAATCCTTGTAGTTGGAAATATTATACATGGTCGGATTCTTTACGTCTTTTTCTTCACTTTCCTGTTCTCTTTTTTCAGGAGATAGTGGTGAAACCAATGGAAGAGATAGTAGTACCTAATGGTAGTACTACATCATGCTCAAAGCCCGGTTCTTCTCTAGAGAGGAAAGTTAGGCCTCAAAAAGAGCAAGCTATGAACTGTCCGAGATGCAATTCAACCAACACCAAGTTCTGTTACTACAACAACTACAGTCTTTCGCAGCCAAGATACTTTTGCAAGACCTGTAGAAGATATTGGACTGAAGGTGGATCTTTGAGAAACATCCCGGTTGGAGGAGGTTcaagaaagaacaaaagatcatcatcatcttcttcttcatcagtGTCATCATCGAAGAAGCTTCCTGATCTGATCCCACCATCCTCACATCAAAACCCTAAGATCCATGAGGGCCAAGATCTCAACTTGGGATTTTCATCCACCCATGACTTCAAGACCATCACTGAGCTCATCCAAGTTCCCAACTTTGATAACAATAACAAGGAAAACTTGACTTCTTCCTCTAGCAATTCAACTACGACTTCATGTCACCTTTCAGCATTAGAGCTGTTGACTGGGATTACACCAATAAGGGGATTAAGTTCCTTCGTGCCAATGCCAATTACAACTGATCCCACTGTAGTCTATTCTTCTTCCGGAGGGTTTCAGCTGCCAGAATTTAAACCATCTCTAAGCTTTTCTTTGGATGGGCTGGGAAGTAGCGGGGGCTATGTGAACCTCCACGGTGTGCAAGAGTCAAGTGGGGGGAGGCCTTTATTTCCTTTTGAAGATCTGAAACAGGTTTCAGGCACTACTTCAACTGACGTCGATCAGCAAAATAGGGAACAGCATGCTGATTCAACTGGATATTGGACTGGAGTACTAGGAGGAGGGGGAGGATCTTGGTAATTAAAGAAGATGAAAGAGAGAAAGGAATCagaacacccccccccccccttccctAGCTCCTCCTTTCACttttttctggaaaattttgtttgaaTACTTTCGGGATTTTGGTTAAGTATCTATCTAGTGGTGGGTTGATTTCTCTGGAATTCTTCAAAGCTAACTCATACAATACAAgggttctttctttctttagtCTCTCCTTGAATTTATCTCCTTACTGTTGAATGAGTGGTGGTGTGAATTTGGAGCTCATATTTAGGTTGGCTTCAGAATTGAGACTAGTTCAATTAAGGTAATTAACCTGCAAGATCATTGATGACAGATGGAAAAGTTAGGCGGCCCAGATTTTAGAAGGGGCAAAATGTAGTGGGAAGCTGCATGCAAGGATGCCATTCATTGATGTCAGGAGTCTGCGAATATCTGATGCATCCAGCCAGGAAAAAAGGCAAAGGATACGCAGTCAGTGTAAGATAGTCATTTGCTTAATTCGCAAATAACACACTACTGTATAACTTGCAAGTTTGCATTAATTTCTGAATCTGTGGATTGAAGATATGGTTTGCTCTTCATTACTTTTATTTGTTCCGTGTTTGGCATGTATATTTGTTTAAACTTTCGGGAACAAATATATGGGAGTTTCACACCTTTTCGTACTAACTATTCATCTTGGTTGGCATCTGTTGTACTGCTTGAATCGAAACTTCTGAAGTCCAAAGTTTATTAGTAGTACAATAATGTAATTTTAAATGTATCCATCCTTTAAGTAGTGCTACTATTATTTAAGAGATATGAAACCATTGATTATTAATTCAACGGCTAATTTTGAGATCAAGAATTGGCAGTAGGAGTATTATGATTTCTTCACTTTAGCTGTAATTCATTTCAAAACTATGAAATTAATCCTCATTCTTCTACTTGTAGTACTGTAATCCGCAGTATACCAGCAGGTAAAAAGTTCACCTACTAGTATATAAGTTGCATATGTAAAtcccaaaaacagttttgtcggCAATGGTTATCTTACTTAGCTGGTAAGGAGGATTTGAAATTGATACCAGTGAGTGCATTGGCCGCATTGAGATTGAgaagcaaaaaaaagaaaaaaaaaatggttggaATGAATGGAGGATCATATTCATCGGTGTCTGTCGTCATATTCTCTTTCAACTTTGAAAGATTTAGAAAGATCCGACGAAGCCTACTTACTACTAACTCCCCACTTTTTCTCGACTCAGTCATGCGGCCAGCCCCCACAAACATTCCCCTCGGCCAGTGTGCAAGCGAATAATCATAGCCCCCTATTCTAATACTAACAACAATACtttaataataacaataataatagtCTCTTTCCCACtcactactactactactactaatcCTACTTAATTACTACTTAATCCTTAATCCATCGACCAGATCTAATCTAATACTAGTACAGTCAGACTCTCTAGTCTAAAACGTccatccaataaataaattaaatccaATTGATTACTCCTACCCTACCTACTAGTGAATGAAGTGAGCTGTATAATTGTttgaatataaataaattaattaatcgATAGAGAGGAGTACTAATTGTCATAAATGTATactaatttttttgttttggggtaATGCGAATGGGGgccatttattttttgttgtttgctGTTGCCTCCCactttccttaaatcacacgccGCTGATGTCCaatgctctctctctctctctctcttcgcATGCACCGCCATATTGACTACTCAATGGAGGTGGAGACTCTGAAGTCATTCCAAGCCCTCTTAGGCTTGGTGGTGCGGGAGGTCAAGGGTTCGAATCTTGTCTCTCACAAAAAGTTGTAATAATATGTGACGGTCTTCATTGACCAGCGTCGAGTCTCCTCCTCCCTCCCTTCCAGAATAGGCTAGTTTAGGTTATAGGAATTCTATcgtatcgacaaaaaaaaaaaaagaagtgaagTGAAGTTTTGAATTATAGGAATTATATAATTCCTATAGGAATTATAGGAATTCCtttccttttattgttttcaaaaaaaaaaaacaataataataattagaAGATAATTAATTGCCTTTGCATATTCTTCCCAGCAtttgctctctctttcttaATCCGTTTGGGAAGTTCCAAAGCCATTATTTATTGCCTATGCAAATTTATTTAAAGCTCTCTTCTacttcttctcttcttctctttttttttttttggttttaatgtTTTGTTTCGGGTAATTTGTGCAACAATTGATAAATGCAGCTCCGTTTGTTTTTGACCAGTCAAAATATACAACTCATAGTTCCTTTTAAACATTGGCCAGCAGCACGGAAATGTGTAAAAGTCGGAGCTCCACTCTTTAACGTTGTtgtgtacatttttttttttttttttttttaacgttgTTGTGTACATGATAAAACTTAAATGCAAGAAGATGCTCTGACAACTATACAGTTGTGATATTCTACTTCCGGCCAAACACAAAGCGGAAAATTGCCAAAGCAAAATGCACCTTAAAATTCACAAGTGACGAGCGTACAGTACACGGGAGTTAATATAATCTGACGACAAGGGCCAGCCAAGTTGACAACCGCACAACCACTCCTTCTGACCACCTGTCATGTCTACCAAGTATCATCAGCGAAAGAAGACACAGAAGAAGAAAAGATAAATCTAAACTAATCTTTCAATTCAACAGCAGAGGAAGAAGTGAATCTTTGCGAACAACCTCCATCCAATTACTTCAGACGCCCTCTGCATAAATAAAAAAACCCTTTAACCATTCAGCTCTCTCTCAGAATTGAATTTATATATCTCCCCTCTAACAAAAGGATACAGAAAAGACTATCATAGCTGAAAAAATTTCAGCAAGTTGGCTTGTTAAAAAAATCAATATCAAAACACTACTATCAAATATCCCCCAGGAAGAAGTCCCAACTTTCACCAAGTATGATAGCATTGCCCGTACTTGAGCTGTACAAGTTCATTATACATATACTACTGCTAAATGAATGCGAAAATCAAGAACGTTGCGACTGAAAAAAGAACTTGCACGGCATTCTTTCATCGTCACTGATCAGCATTGATCCCAAAAATGCGAACCTTGTGCATATGGGGGAACTTGGCAACAACCAGAACGAAAACTGCCACCGTGTTGAATAAGAGCATTGGATGTTGGTAATCTGTGGTGTGCGAAGCTATTAAGTACCTGCCACCGTAACAAATTTAATTCGCCTCATCAGCAAACACAGTCACTACATGTTAAGCAACCGACGCCAAGAAAGCATATTCCTCCCATTTAGCTACAGGAGAGGGAAACGGTGAAAAAGCtggaaaactaaaaactaatgAATCTCATTGCATAAACTCCACCACGATTCTCATGCAAGTGGAAGTGTAAAATTTTCAGTAAACCACTGTTCAATAATGACTTCTTCATAGCCCGATCAGATTCCTAGCACAAATTCGTGATTGAGAAAAGAATGGAGAGGGGCACCAGGGGGGCAGTTGACCGAAGGTTTAGGACATGAGAAATAATAAAGTTCGTGGAAACACACTGCATAAGGTTTCTAACAAGCTTCTTGCCTATGCACATAGACTATTATGGCctaatggaaaaaagaaaaagcctgCTTGACTTGTTCGAAGTATTACTCGGTCTTTCCCACCGCACTCTCAGTAGAAAAATTGGAATAGGAGCAGAAGTTTTGGGCATCATCCATCATGCAATCAATAAGAATGTCATTTAGCTTAACATTCACGTTTtcaaagattccataaaaaGGGCTGGCCACAATTATGACCCTGAACAGCTATTCAAACAAGTCTCAACCTGTTGCATGCAAATGGAGAAcattcaataaattaaaacgAACTCTGGAAGGAAGTACCAAACATAAAGCCTAGAACAAACACTAGTAACCTGGTACTGGATCTAGAAACTGAAAAAACTAATACCAGACATCCATCCACGGATTGTGGACACCCAGATTCTGCCAAATTACCAGAAAGCAAAATCCTTCATGTTGGAATGTTTACTAGATCAAAGCTAAATTTAGCCAGTGCCGCCTAAAAGAACTACCCAAATTAGCCACAAACTGCTCTAAACAGAAAGAATTGAACCTTGAGCAAGAATAAAACAAGAGTCTTAAATTTACTTTAACAACGTTTATTGCCTGAGATGCATAATACAGAAATTAGATCCCCTAAATAGCATAATAGTAGAAGAGTTTGCATGCTTCAAGATTGTGATATATGCCACTCATTAAGCTAGGCAGAAACATCCTTGACTcttgagacaaaaaaaaaaaaaagacttatATTACGTATACAATAATGCCACTCATTCTAATTTCCctctgaaataaatgtaattgtATTGGAGAATGACAGAATAGTTTGACTtgctaaaaaaagaaatggcttGCTCAGGGTATTATATATCATCTAAATGATACATGACCTGAAAAATATGAAGGAAGAAAACTACTTACAATACAACGGGAACAACAGTTAGGAATTTCCTATTGCGAGTCAGTTGCTTGCCACTGTCTATTTGCTCCCACCACGTCAACCTGTTGTAGATACCCTGATCATCAGAAAATGGTGTTCCTTTCTTCCAATGAAAGCAGTGATATGTAATCTGCACAAGACAAAAAACAGTGACTTAAAACACTTATCTTGTCAAATGCATTCTCAACACGTGTGTGGACACTGCAATATCAAACTTTAAAGGACCATTCAGCTAACAATACTGGTATCGTGTCAGATGCATTTACAAACTTCCATCACAATAGGCGGCCGCCTTACAAGTGAGCCTATGATGAAGTTCCATTTTTTTCACTCATAGAAGATGCTTCTGAAAAAGAGAACAAATACATCTACATAATTTACAAAGTGAATTAGACAAGTCTGACAAGTTGTATAGTAACAGAGGCATGGGCAAGCAAACTGATAGGTTGAAATCATGCTATTGAGTTTAAGTGCAATAACATGAGGTCAGCATATGCTAATGGTAGAGATCCTATCAGGTAAAAGGTGATGTGGTACAAGTTCTAAGCAATAAATACATGGTCTTcaggaaaacaaaaatttgagcCAGTTATCAAGGTAGGACTTCAGGAAGATCACGTGCCGCTGATATTGGTCCTAAACTAGTAACCGCAGAGAATATATTGTATTTGCTATTGCAGTTTGTAATAGTCACATACAAAGTTGAATTGGCATCATGATTCATCCATTACTTAGCACATTCGATTAGAAATAGAATTCAAATATTTTCCAAGTTCATATTATTGAATCCATTTTAAATTGATTAAGAATAAAAGCAGATAGTCTGGGGTAACCTCATACCAGGCCACGAATAATTGAGGACAAAAAGTCATATGGTCATATTCAACTGATACACCTGGTATTCGAGATGGGTTAGAACTTTAATGCAATAAGCTAAAAACTTCCGAACCAACAAAGAATAAGGTAGGTACTGATTTTGGCCTCTGACTAACCCTACCCTCTTGCTACCAGTTGCAATTGGTTAACAACAGGAGCAAAGAATTCATCACataccttgaaaaaaaaaaactccatttccacaaaactaaaatcaaatgcaacAGGTTGAAAAATCTTTAAATGCAAATATCCAAACCATAATCATATTGCCCTGGCAAATATTCAGCTTATGTATCTAAAACCAAGGTGGACCAACCAATAGAAATATTATCCTTTGGAAGCCCCCCAACAAAATCTCATCTTTGTGACTAACCAAGTTTAGCCCTCTAGTTACAATCCATAACCAGACTAGAACCAAGAAATACCAAGGATAAAAAATTAAGTCTTTAACATATTCAGCAACAAAACAAAGTGGCCGCCCCCCCGGGCCGGGGGGAGGGGGGGGATACTAAAATATAAATCAGATCAATTAAAGCATCCAAACTCAGAAACGTGTccctgaaaagaaaaaatgacaataaggggaaaataaaaaaggagaaatgagaaaaacaagagaaagaggtAATGGAAAATGGGCGGCTTACGAGGGAATGGGAAAGGTGGACAACAGACCAGGCGATGCCGGGAGAACAGCCGAAGACGGAGAGAACCATCAACCAAGAGAAGAATAGGATCAATATATAAGTGGTCCACACCCCTGGATACGTGAACCACTCCGTATTCCTGTTCAGATCCGTCGGGGGCACAGCTTTCACGTACAAATTTGCCATCTTCTCCCAGTACTATTCCTCTGTGCCAGTAGTCCGACTTATTGAGCAACCCTTCAATTTAATTTTCAAACAACCTTTTCCTCCTGAGCTCCCCTCTATAATCTTTTATCAATGACGACAAATGAAAAACTGTTTTCTTCAATATGCATAAATTTGTGGGGCTATATGATAAGAACCCAGTAGGGAGTATATCTTTATGAGCCCAGATTTTGCTGCTGCGTATAACAGATATAATAATGACGATACCCAAGGAAAGGACTAAGGCTATCTGGTGGTTAAATCTGTACCGATGAAGAAGGATAAAAGGGACGGAGAAGGAAAAgcaggaaaggaaagaaaaatcatcaatgcGTTTGGGAGGCAAAAAGGCATATTCTGGTTTGTTAGCAATGGACCCGGCCAGCCAGACTATTTTATGTTACCCTTTCTCTTTTCCTtatcccaaaaaagaaaaataaggcaATCTACTTTCAATCAAATGAagaccaaga from Coffea eugenioides isolate CCC68of chromosome 8, Ceug_1.0, whole genome shotgun sequence encodes the following:
- the LOC113779954 gene encoding dof zinc finger protein DOF4.6 isoform X1, producing the protein MMVLKDSAKVPTCSSSPFKAFACFALFLCLMRKVETQEIVVKPMEEIVVPNGSTTSCSKPGSSLERKVRPQKEQAMNCPRCNSTNTKFCYYNNYSLSQPRYFCKTCRRYWTEGGSLRNIPVGGGSRKNKRSSSSSSSSVSSSKKLPDLIPPSSHQNPKIHEGQDLNLGFSSTHDFKTITELIQVPNFDNNNKENLTSSSSNSTTTSCHLSALELLTGITPIRGLSSFVPMPITTDPTVVYSSSGGFQLPEFKPSLSFSLDGLGSSGGYVNLHGVQESSGGRPLFPFEDLKQVSGTTSTDVDQQNREQHADSTGYWTGVLGGGGGSW
- the LOC113781420 gene encoding ORM1-like protein 2, with protein sequence MANLYVKAVPPTDLNRNTEWFTYPGVWTTYILILFFSWLMVLSVFGCSPGIAWSVVHLSHSLITYHCFHWKKGTPFSDDQGIYNRLTWWEQIDSGKQLTRNRKFLTVVPVVLYLIASHTTDYQHPMLLFNTVAVFVLVVAKFPHMHKVRIFGINADQ
- the LOC113779954 gene encoding dof zinc finger protein DOF4.6 isoform X2; this translates as MDTAQWPQEIVVKPMEEIVVPNGSTTSCSKPGSSLERKVRPQKEQAMNCPRCNSTNTKFCYYNNYSLSQPRYFCKTCRRYWTEGGSLRNIPVGGGSRKNKRSSSSSSSSVSSSKKLPDLIPPSSHQNPKIHEGQDLNLGFSSTHDFKTITELIQVPNFDNNNKENLTSSSSNSTTTSCHLSALELLTGITPIRGLSSFVPMPITTDPTVVYSSSGGFQLPEFKPSLSFSLDGLGSSGGYVNLHGVQESSGGRPLFPFEDLKQVSGTTSTDVDQQNREQHADSTGYWTGVLGGGGGSW